The Streptomyces sp. NBC_00162 genome includes the window TCATCGGGGGCACCGGCAAGACCGGGCGGCGCGTCGCCGAGAAGCTCATCGCCCAGGGGCGTCCGGTCCGGATCGGATCCCGTGCCGGGACCCCGGCCTTCGACTGGAACGAGCCCGCCGGATGGCCGGCAGCGCTGGAGGGCGTGGACCGGGTGTACGTGACCTACTACCCCGACCTCGGCTTCCCCGGCGCCGCCGAGCAGGTCGGCGCGTTCGCCGAGGTGGCCGTGGCCGCCGGGGCCCGGCGCCTGGTGCTGCTCTCCGGGCGCGGCGAGGAGGCCGCGCAGCTCGCCGAGGACAGCCTGAAGGCCTCCGGAGCCGACTGGACCGTCGTACGGGCCAGCTGGTTCAACCAGAACTTCGACGAGAGCTTCTTCCTGGAGCCCGTACTGGCCGGCGAAATCGCCCTGCCGACCGCGGACGCCGTCGAGGCCTTCGTCGACGCCGACGACATCGCCGAGGTGGTCGTGGCCGCCCTGACCGACGACCGGCACATCGGCAGGACGTACGAGCTGTCGGGCCCGCGCCTGCTCAGCTTCTCCGAGGTCGCCGCCGAGCTGTCGAAGGTGACGGGCCGCGAGATCGCGTACGTCCCGGTCTCCGACGACGACTACCGTGCGATGCTGCGCGAGAACGGCCTGCCGGAGGAGTTCGCCGAGCTCTTCACCCTGATCCTGGACGGGCGCAACGCGCACCTGGTGCACGGGGTGGAGGAGGTCCTGGGACGCGCGCCCCGCGACTTCGCCGATTTCGCCCGGGAAGCGGCGGCCACCGGCGTCTGGGACGTACGGTCCTGATATGGACACGCTGACCGGTCTCCTCGAAGGCCCCAACGCCCGGGGTGCCTTCCTCCAAAAGTCCGTCCTCAACCCGCCGTGGGCCATGCGCATCGAGGACCGCGCCCCGCTGTCGGTGGTGACGATGGTGCGCGGCTCGGCGTGGCTGCTGCCCGACGAGGGGGAGCGTGTGTGGATCAGCCCCGGAGACGTGGCCGTCGTACGGGGACCGGCCCCGTACACGGTCGCCGACTCCCCTGAGACCCCGGTGCAGATCAGGGTGGGGCCGGACCAGCGGTGCAGCACGCAGGCGGGCGAGGACGTCAGCGACTCCATGGCGCTGGGCGTCCGTACTTGGGGGGAGGGGCATCAGGACGAGGGGTCGGCGGTGATGCTGAGCGGGAGCTACCAGGCGCCGAGCGAGATCGGCCGCCGGCTGCTGGGGGCGCTGCCCACCATCGTCGTCCGCCCGGCGGGGGCCGCGGACGCCACTCTGATCGACCTGCTCGGCTCGGAGATCTCCCGGGACGAGCCGGGCCAGGAGATCGTCCTGGACCGGCTGCTCGACCTGCTGCTGATCGGTGTGCTGCGGGCCTGGCTCGCAGCCCCGGGTTCGGGCGCCCCGGCCTGGTACCGGGCGCAGAGCGATCCGGTGGTGGGCCCGGCTCTGCGGCTGCTGCACGAGAACCCGGCGCATGGGTGGACGGTGGAGGAGCTCGCCCTGAAGACCGGGGTCTCCCGGGCCTCACTGGCCCGGCGGTTCACGGACGTGGTGGGCGAGCCGCCGGTCGCCTATCTGACGGGCTGGCGACTGGCGTTGGCGGCGGACCTGCTGCGCGAATCGGATGCCACCGTCGCGACGGTGGCCCGCCGGGTCGGGTACGGCAGCGCGTTCGCGTTGTCGACGGCCTTCAAGCGGGTACGGGGCGTCAGCCCGCAGGAGTTCCGTTCGGGTGCGGCGGCCCCGGCGGCGGCGGCCGTGTGCGGGCCGCCGCGCACTGTGGTCCTCGCGGAGAGCGCTTAGCTCAGGAGCAGTTCGCCGACGCGCTGGTCGCCGCTGAGTTCGCCGGTGAGGCGGAAGCCCAGGCCCAGGTAGAAGGGCTCGGGGCTGCCGTCGCCGGTGTCCCAGGTGACGTACGCGCGACCGGCGCCGCGGCGGCGGACCTCCTCGACGACCGCGGCGACCGCGAAGCTGCCGTAGCCCTTGCCCTGGTGGCCGGCGGAGATGTTCAGGCGCCAGATGCCGGAGCGTCGGTCGGAGGGGTCGCGGGCCGGGTTCCACTGGATGTCGAGGAAGGCCATGACGAAGCCGACCACCTCGTCGCCGTCGACGATGGCCCGCGGCCAGGCGACGTCCCCGTGGACGTACGCCTCGGCCAGCGACTTCACCACGGGAGAGACGAGGTGCGCCTGATCGGGGCGCACCCGTATCGCGCACACCGCGTCGATATTTTCGGCGGTCACGGGTTCCAAGCGGGGGGCTGGGGTGCTGATCATGGCCTCAGCGTAGAACCTCGATCGTGCAGACAGACCGTTCAGACCGTTCAGACCGTTCCGATCCTTCCGACCGTTGAGACAAGGACGCAACCGCATGAATACCGGTCAGAGATCCCGCAACACCCGGCTCGCCACCGCACTGATGGTCGTCTCGACGATCCTGGTGGGGCTGATGGCCGGGCTGTTCTTCGCCTTCGACGTCTCGGTGATGCCGGGCCTGGCGGCGGGCGACGAGCAGACGTACGTCACCGCCATGCGCGGCTTCAACAAGGCCATCGACGGCAACCCGCTCTTCGGCACCGCCTTCGTGCTCGCCCTGCTGGTGGCCGCGGCCTCGGCGGTCGTCGAGTACCGCGCGGGGCGGCGCGGCACCGCGCTGTGGGTCGGGGCGGCCGCGGCGGCCTACCTCGTCGTGCTCGTGCTCACCTTCGCGGTGAACATCCCGCTCAACAACGAGCTCGCCGACGCGGGCGCCGTCGCCGACATGCGGGACTTCTCGATCGTGGAGAAGTTCAAGACCACCTGGGTCACCACGAACATCGTCCGCACCCTGCTGTGCACGGCGGCCCTCACCGCGCTCGCGCGCGCCCTGGTCCTGTACGGGCGCGCCACTCCCGCCGAGGAGTCTTAGGGGGCGGGCTAGTTCTGCCCGTGCAGGACCAGCGCCCAGGCCAGCAGGCCGAGCGCCGCCGTGGACAGCACCGTCCGCCACACGTTGGCCCGTACCCACGGCTGCTCGAAGGCGCGGCGGACGGCGGCCGGGTCGGCGATCCGGTCGACCGGGCCGGCCTGCTCCAGGGCGTTGTTCAGCGGGATGTTCACGCGGGCCGTGATGCCCATCGCCAGGACGCAGCAGACGAACGCGCCGATCACTGGGGACAGTACCTCGCGGCCGTCGGCGGGGAGGGACAGCGCGAGCGCCAGCCCGGTGAAGACGAGGGAGCCGACGTAGCCGAGCAGGAACCAGCCGTTGAGGATGGCCACGTTGATGCGCTGCATCACCTCGATGACGGCCCGGTCGTCGGTGCGGCGCAGGCCCGGCATCACGGCCACCGAGAACCCGTAGAACAGGCCGCTGACCAGGCCCATCGTGATCGTCGCGGCGATCAAGGACGCGAACCGTGCCATTTCCACGCCGGTCTCCCCCACAGTCGTCGAAGCAGTCGTTGAAGCAGTTGTCGAAGCAGTTGTCGAAGCAGTCGTCGAGCGGTCGTCGTGCGGTCGTCGAACGGTCAAGTCCCGCCGATCATAGGGGCACGGCCGCCCGTAGGCTGGGCGCGGCGTGCAGGCCGTGCAGGCCACCTGCGAAAGGGAGTTGCCGACCATGCCGACCATGCTGACCGCGCTCGACGGGGTGTACGGGGACCGGCCGGACGCCGTGACCGTCGCCGGCCGTTCCGCCTCCTACGAGGACCTGCTCGGCGCGGCCCGCGCGGTCGCGGCAGACGTGGCCGGAGCCCCCGCGTTCGCGGTGACGGCGACGGCCTCGCTGGAGACCGTCGCCGCCGCGGTCGGGGGACTGCTGGCCGGGGTGCCGCTCGTCCCGCTGCCGCCCGACGCCGGGCCCGCCGAGCGCGAGCACATCCTGCGCGACTCCGGGGCGGTCGTCGTCGACGTGGACTTCGCCCGGCGCTCCTCCGGCTGGTCGGGGAAGGCTCCGGCGCCCGAGGATCCCGCGATGATCCTCTACACCTCCGGGACCACCGGCGCGCCCAAGGGCGTGGTGCTCAGCGGCGCGGCCCTCGCCGCCGACCTGGACGCGCTGGCCGAGGCCTGGCAGTGGAGTGCCGAGGACACCCTGGTGCACGGGCTGCCGCTGTTCCACGTGCACGGGCTCGTGCTCGGCGTGCTCGGCGCCCTGCGCACCGGAAGCCGCCTCGTCCACACCGGGCGGCCCACGCCCGAGGCCTACGCGGCGGCGGGCGGGAGCCTGTACTTCGGGGTGCCGACCGTGTGGTCCCGTATCGCCGGGGCGCCGGAAGCCGCTGCCGCGCTGTCCGGGGCCCGGCTGCTGGTCTCGGGCAGCGCGGCCCTGCCCGCGCCCGTCTTCCGGGACCTGGAGCGGCTGACCGGGCTGCGGCCCGTGGAGCGCTACGGCATGACCGAGACGCTGATCACCATCAGCGGCCGGGCGGGCGGGGAGGTCCGTCCCGGTACGGTCGGCACCCCGCTGCGCGGGATCCGGACCCGGATCGCGGCCGAGCCGGGCGCCGAGATCGGGGAACTCCAGCTCACGGGGCCGACGCTGTTCGCCGGATACCTGGGGCGCCCGGAGGCCACCGCGGACGCGTACACCGAGGACGGCTGGTTCCGTACGGGCGACATCGCGGCCGTCGACGAGGCGGACGGCGTGCACCGGATCGTGGGCCGGGCCTCCATCGACCTGATCAAGTCGGGCGGGTACCGGATCGGCGCGGGCGAGATCGAGAACGCGCTGCTGGACCACCCCAAGGTGACCGAGGCGGCCGTGGTCGGCGTACCCGACGCGGACCTCGGCCAGCGCATCGTCGCCTTCGTCGTCGCCGAGGGGGTCACGGGCGCGGAGCTCACCGAGTTCGTGGCCGCGCACCTGTCCGTGCACAAGCGCCCGCGGGAGGTGCGGTTCGTCGCGGCGGTACCGCGCAACGCCATGGGCAAACCGCAGAAGAAGCTGCTGCTGACGGGGGAGTTCGGCCCGCAGGAAGGTTGAGGCGGGCTGAGGAGGGCGGGCCGGCCGCTGCGGCTCGGTCTCCGCTCGAGGCTCGGCCCAGGTGGGCTAGGGGTGGCCCGGAAGGTGGGTACGGGCGGGCAGCGACCGGACGCGAGCTACTCAAGCCCCTTTCAGTCGCTGCGAGCGATTGGAAGAAACCCCAGGTCAGAGGGGTTGTGCACGTCTTTCAGCGACTGAAGCGACTCAAGGTCCCGGTATATGAAGACATTCCTGCGCGTGCGTGTGCGTGCGTGTGTGCGTCATATATACGGACCTTGAGTCGCTTCAGTCGCTGTTCTTGCTTGCGTACGCCTGTGACCTGGTGTTCTGTGAGCAGCCCGACGAGCGACCGAACGAGACCCGGTCGCTGGGCGGTGGGTCGGCCGGTCGCTGGCCGACCGGGTGGAGGCGTACACCTGTTCTGGCTCATATGCCCCTCGCCTCCCGGGGGTTTCGCTAATCTGATTTTGGGCTTTGAGTCGCTTCAGTCGCTGATGGGGGATGTGAATGGCAGCTGAGCTGCGGGATTCGCGCAGCGACCCAGGGCAGTGCACGAGAACTGCGCCGGTCGCCGGGCTCCCAGTGACGACTGCCAAGTGGTGTGCCCGGCAGGGGTGGCCGGTTCACCCCCTCGCCGCGGGCCGCAAGACGCCCGTGGGCAACTGCGCCGCGTGCCGCGCGCCGGGACACGACCGCGCCGCGTGCGACTGCCTCCGGGCGGGCCGCTGGTGCCACGGGTTCCACGCGGCCACGCTCGACGCGGACCGCGTCGAGCAGTGGTGGGGCACCCGGCCGGAGCTCGGTGTCGGCGTGGCCACCGGTCCCGCGGACCTCGTCGTCATCGACGTCGACGCGCACGGGCGGGAACTGCCCGGCCGCGACCGGCTGCTGCCCGGCATCGCCATCTCCGCCGGGATCGACCTGACGGGACTGGCCAACGGCTTTCACACCCTGGGTGTGCTCGCCGCTCTGCACGGCGTCACCAGCCCGGCGGACGACGCGTCGACGCTGCGCGTGCGCACCCCGTCGGGCGGGCTGCACGTCTGGTACCACGGCGGCGGGCGGCGGTGGCAGTGCTCCACCGGTTCGGGCGGCGGCCGGGCCCTGGCCTGGCAGGTGGACGTACGCGCCCACGGCGGCTACATCGTGGCCCCGGGGACCGTGACCAGCGCGGGCGTCTACCGCGCCCTGGGGCCCGTACGCGAGCCCGCGCCGCTGCCGGACTGGCTCGCCGGGGAGCTGGAGCGCACCGGGCACCTGGTTCCCGAGACCGCGGCTGCTGCCATCGGGCCCCGGCCCGTGCCGCCCCGCGCCCGGCAGGCCGTTCTCGCGGCCGGTGGCGGCGACGGTGTCGCACAGCGGGTCCTGGCGGGGGTGCTCGCCGAGGTCGCCGCGTGCGCGGCCGTACCCGAAGGGGCGGCGTTCTCCGAGAAGTTGAACCGCGCCGCCTACACGGCCGGCGGGCTGGTCGCCGCCGGGCGCCTCACCGAGGACGCTGCCACGCGGGCCCTGCGGGAAGCGGCCGAGCGGGCCCGGCCCGGGCAGGAGAGCCGCTGCGGGGCCATCATCCGCGGCGGGCTGAGTGCGGGCCTGGCGCGCCCGCTGTCCCTCGGAGGCCGCGGATGAGTCTCGACAAGGAGGGCGTGCTGTCCGGCTTCGACGTCCAGGCGGTTGCGGCGCAGATCCTGGCGCAGCCCGTTCCGGCGCAGCCCATTCCGGCGCCCCGGGAGTCGGGTGAGTCCGGCGTGCAGTCCAGCGGTTCGGGCTCCGACGGCGAGGCGACGGCGGACGGACTGCTGCCCGACACGCTCACTGACCGCGGCAACGCCAAGCTGTTCGTCAAGCTCTACTCCAACGACTACCGGCACGTTCCCGGGATCGGCTGGTTCCGCTGGGACTGCACCCGCTGGCAGATCGATGAGGACGACACCGCGGTGTGGGCCGCGGGCGACCTGGCGGAGTCCATCGCCACCACCGACCCCCGCGGCGTGTACACCCCGGCCGCGCTCCAGCAGCACCGCCGTCGCGCGCTCAGCACCAGCGGGATGAACGCCATGCTCGCGCAGGCGAAGTCCGCCCCGGGCATGGTGCTCAACGCGGCGCGGCTGGACGCCGACCCGTACGCGCTGTGCACGCCCGCCGGCGTCGTGGACCTGCGTACCGGTCACATCCGCCCCTCCGACCCCGCGCTGGACTTCCACTCCCGCTCCACCTCGGCGGCGCCTCAGCCGATGCCCACGCCGCGCTGGAACCGCTTCCTGACCGACACCTTCGGCCAGGGGCCGGAGGGCGCGCAGATGATCGACTTCCTGCAGCTGCTGCTCGGCTACTCCGTCACCGGGGACGTCGGCGCCCAGGTCATGCCGTTCCTGTTCGGGTCGGGCAAGAACGGCAAGTCGGTCCTGCTGGACGTCCTGATGAAGCTGCTCGGCGACTACGCGGACGCGGCGCCGCCCGGGTTCCTGATGGCCCGCCCGTACGAGGGCCATCCGACCGACCTCGCCGAACTGCACGGCCGGCGGGTGATCGTGTGCAGCGAGGTCAAGCCGGGCGACCGCTTCGACGAGGCCCGGGTCAAGCTGCTCACCGGCGGCGACCGGATCAAGGCCCGCCGGATGCGGCAGGACTTCTTCAGCTTCGAGCCGACCCACAAGCTGTGGCTGCTGGGCAACCACCGCCCCGAAGTGGGCACGGGCGGCTTCGCGTTCTGGCGGCGCATGCGGCTGATCCCGTTCGAGAGGGTCGTCTCCGACGACCGCAAGATCGACAACCTGGCGGACGTCCTCGTCACCCAGGAGGGCCCCGGCATCCTCAACTGGCTCATCGAGGGCGCCCGCCGCTACCTGGGCGGCGACAAGGACCTCACGGGCCCCGAGCGGGTCCGCATCGCGACCACGGCGTACGCCGAGACCGAGGACCACACCGGGCGCTTCCTCGGGGAGACCTGCCGGCTCGAGCCCGAGCTGCGGGCCGAACAGGCCACGCTCTACGCGGCCTACAGGAGCTGGTGCCACAATGAGGGCGCCCCGGCGATATCCTCCCGGGCCTTCGCGGCACGGGTCCGCGAGGTGGTGGGACTGGCCTCGCCCAAGGAAATGATCCTGTCCAACCAGCGCAAGTACTACCCGGGCATCGGCCTGCTCGCGGACGAGGAGACAGCATGAGCGCCCTCATCGCAGAAGACGAGATCGTCCACGAAGTGGACCTCGTCTGGCTCGAGGACATCAGCGGGCTCGACTACGTCCGGCAGAGCCTGGACCGGCTGCCGACCCGGCGCGGCAGGCCCGCCTACCACCGTGACGGGCGGATGGTCGGGTACGCGCTGCTGGGACCGGGCGCCAAGCCCTCCCGCTCCTCCGGCACGTTCCGGCGGCGGGTGTTCTGGCTGCTCCCGCACGACCGGGACACCGACCCGGACGGCCTGTACGCGACGGGGGCGCCGGCGGAGGCCGTGGACGCCCGGACCCTGGCCCCGGGCAGCAAGGGCCGCAAGACCGAGCGCTCGGAAGGCGGCCCGATGTCGTCGGCTTTGCGGGGACTGCTGCCGTAGACCGGCTGGACGGTGCCACGCTCGGCGGGACCGGGGGCTCGCCGAATCGACGGTGCCGTCCCGTTTCCTCCCCTGCACTCGTGCGCCGCGAGCGGCGAGTCGGCGGCGCGACTCGCGACGGCCGGGTCAGGAGGCCGCGCTCTACCGGTAGTGGTCGAGGTAGTCCACGTTGGCGATGGGGACCTCGGCGAGGTACTCGTCCGGCAGGTCGAAGGCGTCCACGAGCGTCATCATGTGCGGGGCGAGCTCCGCGAGGACGGTGTCGATCGTCTGGTGCAGCCCGAGTACGTGCGCCACGGTCAGCCGCTCCTCCGCGAGCAGGTCACCGGTGTGCTGGCGCAGCTGCTGGAGCAGGAACAGCCAGCACAGGTTCGTCAGCAGCTTGCGGGTCGCGGGCTCGGTTGCCTGCCCCGCCGCCTCCAGGAAGGCGTCGGCCGCCAGCCTGCCCGCATAGGCGGAGACCATCTCCAGCGCGGCGCTGGAGGACTCGTTCCAGCGGCCGACCGGGTCCCCGGAGGGGCCCTCGCGCAGTGCGGTGCGGGCGCGTTCCTGCCAGGTCCGTTCGACGGAGGCGAGCAGGTCGCGCAGGAAGCGCAGGTCCGTCAGGTCGCGTTCGGCGGCCGGCCGGGTGTCCGAGCTGATGGGGCCCACCTGGTGCCCGAAGACCATCTCGGCGGCGGCCTTCACCCAGATCACCAGGTTGTCGCCCTCCGCGGTGATCCCGCCCTCGATGTTCCCGGGCAGGTCGGAGATTCTGTTCTCCGGGAACAGGCCCTGCGCGCCGCACCGTTCGCGCGCCTCGGTCGTGATCTCCCGCGCGTGCCAGGTGATCCAGCCCTTGGCGACGGCGACCAGGCGCTCCACCTCTTCGCGCTCCGCTTCCTCGTGCGCGACGAAGCGGTCCATCACCGTCCGGTGCAGGAAGGTCATGGCGTAGGCGTTCGCGAGGGAGTGCAGCAGCCGGCCGTGGTGGCTGCGGTGGCTGACTATCGGGATGCGCTGGCCGCTCTTCGGGCCGCCGACGTGCCGGTGGTGCGCATAGCGCACCGCTATGGTCAGCGCGGCCCGTGCCATGCCCAAGGTGCCGGCGCTCATGCAGAGCTTGCCCATGGTGACGCGGTTGACGGAGCGCAGGAACCGCTTGCGCCGGTTGCCCAGCGAACTGGTCAGCGTGCCGTCCTCGTCCAGCCGGCCGTGGTCGGCCTCCAGCATGGCCTCACGCGGCAGCCATACGTGGTCGAAGGACGTGAGGCAGTGGTCGACCGGCGTTCCCGTGCGGTGAGGCAGCCGGCGGACGGTAACCCCGGGCAGGTGCCCGTTGTGGTCGCTCAGCGGGGTCAGGAACAGGAAGATGCCCTGGTCCTCGCCGTCGACCAGGAGCCGAGCCGCCACCACGGCGCTCTTCGGACCGCCGGTGAGACTGGTGTTGGGCATGAACTTGCGCGCATCAGGATTGGGCGTGTTCAGGATGAAGCCGCCGGTCGCCCGGTCGAAGACGGCGACGGTCTGCAATGAGGCGACATCGTTGCCATGTGCAAGTTCGGTGCAGAGGAAGGTCCCGACGCGCTGCATCGACGTGAAGGCGGACAGGTCCCGTCCGTAGACCTCGTGGTCGAGCAGGCTCCCCATGAAGAGGTTGTAGTGGACGCTCGCCAGGGTGCACAGGCCCCCGTCCACGAACCCGGCCCACTCGTGGAGCCCGGCCAGCAG containing:
- a CDS encoding NAD(P)H-binding protein — its product is MTQTKNNPTQGAAQHTTLVIGGTGKTGRRVAEKLIAQGRPVRIGSRAGTPAFDWNEPAGWPAALEGVDRVYVTYYPDLGFPGAAEQVGAFAEVAVAAGARRLVLLSGRGEEAAQLAEDSLKASGADWTVVRASWFNQNFDESFFLEPVLAGEIALPTADAVEAFVDADDIAEVVVAALTDDRHIGRTYELSGPRLLSFSEVAAELSKVTGREIAYVPVSDDDYRAMLRENGLPEEFAELFTLILDGRNAHLVHGVEEVLGRAPRDFADFAREAAATGVWDVRS
- a CDS encoding AraC family transcriptional regulator, with amino-acid sequence MDTLTGLLEGPNARGAFLQKSVLNPPWAMRIEDRAPLSVVTMVRGSAWLLPDEGERVWISPGDVAVVRGPAPYTVADSPETPVQIRVGPDQRCSTQAGEDVSDSMALGVRTWGEGHQDEGSAVMLSGSYQAPSEIGRRLLGALPTIVVRPAGAADATLIDLLGSEISRDEPGQEIVLDRLLDLLLIGVLRAWLAAPGSGAPAWYRAQSDPVVGPALRLLHENPAHGWTVEELALKTGVSRASLARRFTDVVGEPPVAYLTGWRLALAADLLRESDATVATVARRVGYGSAFALSTAFKRVRGVSPQEFRSGAAAPAAAAVCGPPRTVVLAESA
- a CDS encoding GNAT family N-acetyltransferase; its protein translation is MISTPAPRLEPVTAENIDAVCAIRVRPDQAHLVSPVVKSLAEAYVHGDVAWPRAIVDGDEVVGFVMAFLDIQWNPARDPSDRRSGIWRLNISAGHQGKGYGSFAVAAVVEEVRRRGAGRAYVTWDTGDGSPEPFYLGLGFRLTGELSGDQRVGELLLS
- a CDS encoding DUF1772 domain-containing protein, giving the protein MNTGQRSRNTRLATALMVVSTILVGLMAGLFFAFDVSVMPGLAAGDEQTYVTAMRGFNKAIDGNPLFGTAFVLALLVAAASAVVEYRAGRRGTALWVGAAAAAYLVVLVLTFAVNIPLNNELADAGAVADMRDFSIVEKFKTTWVTTNIVRTLLCTAALTALARALVLYGRATPAEES
- a CDS encoding DUF1772 domain-containing protein; the protein is MARFASLIAATITMGLVSGLFYGFSVAVMPGLRRTDDRAVIEVMQRINVAILNGWFLLGYVGSLVFTGLALALSLPADGREVLSPVIGAFVCCVLAMGITARVNIPLNNALEQAGPVDRIADPAAVRRAFEQPWVRANVWRTVLSTAALGLLAWALVLHGQN
- a CDS encoding AMP-binding protein, with the translated sequence MLTALDGVYGDRPDAVTVAGRSASYEDLLGAARAVAADVAGAPAFAVTATASLETVAAAVGGLLAGVPLVPLPPDAGPAEREHILRDSGAVVVDVDFARRSSGWSGKAPAPEDPAMILYTSGTTGAPKGVVLSGAALAADLDALAEAWQWSAEDTLVHGLPLFHVHGLVLGVLGALRTGSRLVHTGRPTPEAYAAAGGSLYFGVPTVWSRIAGAPEAAAALSGARLLVSGSAALPAPVFRDLERLTGLRPVERYGMTETLITISGRAGGEVRPGTVGTPLRGIRTRIAAEPGAEIGELQLTGPTLFAGYLGRPEATADAYTEDGWFRTGDIAAVDEADGVHRIVGRASIDLIKSGGYRIGAGEIENALLDHPKVTEAAVVGVPDADLGQRIVAFVVAEGVTGAELTEFVAAHLSVHKRPREVRFVAAVPRNAMGKPQKKLLLTGEFGPQEG
- a CDS encoding bifunctional DNA primase/polymerase, with amino-acid sequence MAAELRDSRSDPGQCTRTAPVAGLPVTTAKWCARQGWPVHPLAAGRKTPVGNCAACRAPGHDRAACDCLRAGRWCHGFHAATLDADRVEQWWGTRPELGVGVATGPADLVVIDVDAHGRELPGRDRLLPGIAISAGIDLTGLANGFHTLGVLAALHGVTSPADDASTLRVRTPSGGLHVWYHGGGRRWQCSTGSGGGRALAWQVDVRAHGGYIVAPGTVTSAGVYRALGPVREPAPLPDWLAGELERTGHLVPETAAAAIGPRPVPPRARQAVLAAGGGDGVAQRVLAGVLAEVAACAAVPEGAAFSEKLNRAAYTAGGLVAAGRLTEDAATRALREAAERARPGQESRCGAIIRGGLSAGLARPLSLGGRG
- a CDS encoding DNA primase family protein, which translates into the protein MSLDKEGVLSGFDVQAVAAQILAQPVPAQPIPAPRESGESGVQSSGSGSDGEATADGLLPDTLTDRGNAKLFVKLYSNDYRHVPGIGWFRWDCTRWQIDEDDTAVWAAGDLAESIATTDPRGVYTPAALQQHRRRALSTSGMNAMLAQAKSAPGMVLNAARLDADPYALCTPAGVVDLRTGHIRPSDPALDFHSRSTSAAPQPMPTPRWNRFLTDTFGQGPEGAQMIDFLQLLLGYSVTGDVGAQVMPFLFGSGKNGKSVLLDVLMKLLGDYADAAPPGFLMARPYEGHPTDLAELHGRRVIVCSEVKPGDRFDEARVKLLTGGDRIKARRMRQDFFSFEPTHKLWLLGNHRPEVGTGGFAFWRRMRLIPFERVVSDDRKIDNLADVLVTQEGPGILNWLIEGARRYLGGDKDLTGPERVRIATTAYAETEDHTGRFLGETCRLEPELRAEQATLYAAYRSWCHNEGAPAISSRAFAARVREVVGLASPKEMILSNQRKYYPGIGLLADEETA
- a CDS encoding DUF6009 family protein, with translation MSALIAEDEIVHEVDLVWLEDISGLDYVRQSLDRLPTRRGRPAYHRDGRMVGYALLGPGAKPSRSSGTFRRRVFWLLPHDRDTDPDGLYATGAPAEAVDARTLAPGSKGRKTERSEGGPMSSALRGLLP
- a CDS encoding acyl-CoA dehydrogenase; amino-acid sequence: MTHLLFDRDDRERVHGGWRGLLAGFSYLPHLTPGERTAVSYDRLRLVNSMVDDPAALAHDPRLLAGLHEWAGFVDGGLCTLASVHYNLFMGSLLDHEVYGRDLSAFTSMQRVGTFLCTELAHGNDVASLQTVAVFDRATGGFILNTPNPDARKFMPNTSLTGGPKSAVVAARLLVDGEDQGIFLFLTPLSDHNGHLPGVTVRRLPHRTGTPVDHCLTSFDHVWLPREAMLEADHGRLDEDGTLTSSLGNRRKRFLRSVNRVTMGKLCMSAGTLGMARAALTIAVRYAHHRHVGGPKSGQRIPIVSHRSHHGRLLHSLANAYAMTFLHRTVMDRFVAHEEAEREEVERLVAVAKGWITWHAREITTEARERCGAQGLFPENRISDLPGNIEGGITAEGDNLVIWVKAAAEMVFGHQVGPISSDTRPAAERDLTDLRFLRDLLASVERTWQERARTALREGPSGDPVGRWNESSSAALEMVSAYAGRLAADAFLEAAGQATEPATRKLLTNLCWLFLLQQLRQHTGDLLAEERLTVAHVLGLHQTIDTVLAELAPHMMTLVDAFDLPDEYLAEVPIANVDYLDHYR